CACGCGGTGACGATGTCCATCGCTCGGGCGTCGCTCGTCATGATCGCCGCACTCATCGCCAGCCGGATCCTCGGCTGGCTTCGCCTTTCGGTCTTCGGTGCGACGTTCGGCGAGACGCCGCAGCTCGACGCCTTCTGGGCCGCCTTCCGCATCCCGGACGCGCTGTTCAACCTGGTCGTGGCGGGCGCGCTGGCATCGGCGTTCATCCCGGTGTTCGCGGGCTACCTCGCGAAAGAGAACGAGGACGAGGCGTGGCACGTCGCGTCGAGCGTGATGAATGTCCTCGTCCTCGCGCTCGTGCTCCTCTCCGGTGTGATGTGGCTTGCCGCGCCGTGGATCGTGCCTACGCTGATCGTCTCGCCGGCTTTCGCGAGCCAGCCGGGTCAGCTCGACCTCACCATCGAGCTCACGCGGATCATGCTGCTCAGCCCGATCTTCATGGGGCTGTCCTCGCTGGTCACGGGAGTGCTCCAGTCATACCGGCAGTTCCTCGCCGGAGCGATAGCGCCTCTCGTCTACAACGGCGTGCAGATCCTCTTCGCGCTGTTCGCGTCGCCATTCGTCGGGATCAACGCTCTCGCGTACGGCGTCGTCGCCGGCGCGGTGATGATGTTCCTCGTCCAACTGCCCGAGCTCACGTTCCGTCGCACGAAGTACCAGCTCACGTTCGATCTCGGCCATCCGGGCGTGCGTCAGATCTTCGCGCTGGCCGGGCCGCGAACCCTTTCACTCGGCGCGGTCCAGGTCGTGTTCTTCGTGGACACGTATCTCGCATCCGGCATGCGCCCCGGATCGCTCACGGCGCTGAA
This portion of the Candidatus Limnocylindria bacterium genome encodes:
- a CDS encoding lipid II flippase MurJ → MSIARASLVMIAALIASRILGWLRLSVFGATFGETPQLDAFWAAFRIPDALFNLVVAGALASAFIPVFAGYLAKENEDEAWHVASSVMNVLVLALVLLSGVMWLAAPWIVPTLIVSPAFASQPGQLDLTIELTRIMLLSPIFMGLSSLVTGVLQSYRQFLAGAIAPLVYNGVQILFALFASPFVGINALAYGVVAGAVMMFLVQLPELTFRRTKYQLTFDLGHPGVRQIFALAGPRTLSLGAVQVVFFVDTYLASGMRPGSLTAL